ACAAAACGGCGATACCGCCGAGCGCACCCATCAATGAAGGAATCACCAAATGCCACACTTGATCCATCCAGCGATAGATAGGCTGGGCGTTTTCCATACCAAAGGTTCGCATACCGATCACTGGAACATTGAACGTATCCACCACCCACAAGATCGCGAGGTAGGAAAGAAAGAAACCAGGAATCGAGATTAACGCGTACGCCACAAACGTACTGCTACGGTCATAGAATGATCCGCGCCTGAGCGCAGCGTATATCCCGGTTGGAAACGACAACCCCCAGATAATCAGTGTCTCGCAGATAAACAATGGCAACGAGTTCAAAAACCGTTGCCAGATTTTCGGCAACACCGGTTGGCTGTCTTTGAACGACTTGAGTTCACCAGTTGCGAGATCCCGCACCCAATAGGCATATTGGACATACAACGGCTCATCGAGGTGAAATGCCGCACGGATGCGTGCAATATCTTCTGGCTTCAGACGTGGATTGGAAGGATCGACCTCGCTTGGTTTCCCTGGAGCTAGATGGATCACTGAATGTGCCAGGATCGACACAAACACGACCAGGACTAAGCGTTGCAGAATGTTACGAGTGATGTAGGACCACATAATTATTGGGGGTTAGGGGCTGGGGGTTAGGGGCTGGGGGAGGACGGAAAACCCTAGATCCTACAGCCTATCTTTTTTTCTACTGACTACTGAATGCTGACTACTGACTACTTTCCTAGAAATTTGGTGTAAACTCCAATTTTCGCCATTTATTGAAATAGAACTGGATGTTTCCCCCTTTGGTCGGGTAAATCTTCACATAGCGTTCTTTACCATCAGGCTCGTGTTCAACAATGACAATTTTCTTATCCAGTACTCTCGTGCTGCGTGGAGCATACAGGAACGTATACGGCTGGTCATCGGCGATGAGTCGGTGGAGGTGATGTGCGAGCTCACGCTGTCGGTTGCGGTCGTACTCTTGACGAATCCTGACAATGAGATCATCAGCTTCC
Above is a window of Deltaproteobacteria bacterium DNA encoding:
- a CDS encoding ABC transporter permease; this translates as MWSYITRNILQRLVLVVFVSILAHSVIHLAPGKPSEVDPSNPRLKPEDIARIRAAFHLDEPLYVQYAYWVRDLATGELKSFKDSQPVLPKIWQRFLNSLPLFICETLIIWGLSFPTGIYAALRRGSFYDRSSTFVAYALISIPGFFLSYLAILWVVDTFNVPVIGMRTFGMENAQPIYRWMDQVWHLVIPSLMGALGGIAVLSRYVKSQMLEVIGQDYVRTARAKGLSEDVVIYRHALRNALLPFVTMFGFLLPGLIGGAVIFEQIFAWPGLGRLGYEAILARDFPVILTLNFIAAVLTLAGTLVSDILYAVVDPRIRLQ